The Clostridia bacterium genomic sequence CCCCGCCGCTCCGGCCGTCCGTGGCCTCCGGCCCGCCTCCGCGCTCGCCCTCGCCAAGCTCGATTCCCGGCGAGGTGCCAATGTACTTCGGCGAGACCCGGGCCCGCCTGCTAACCGCAACGGAAGTTCCTTAAAGCAAACAAAGGTTGTCCCGGTGGATGGCCTCGTCGTAATCCTTATGCCCCAGCAGCCGGGCGATGTCCCCCGAACGGCACCCCTTGATCCGGTCCAGTTCCTGAGCTCGATAGTTGACGATGCCCCGCGCGATCTCCCTTCCCTGGGGGTCGCAGACGCCCACCACCGCCCCGGCCTCAAAATCGCCCTCCACCCGGGTCACTCCCGCGGGCAGAAGGCTCTTGCCCGAGCGCAGCAGGGCCTCGGCCGCCCCGGCGTCCACCCACAGCCGCCCCTGTACCGGCGGCCCGTAGGCGATCCAGCGCTTGCGCCCGGCCAGGGGCGCCTGATGGGGCAGGAACAGGGTGCCCACCGGCTCCCCGGCCAGCACCCGCTCCACCACCCGCTCCTCGCCCCCGTGGGCGATAACCATGGAAATTCCCGAATTCATGGCCATGTGCGCGGCGGCCAGCTTGGTCCTCACCCCTCCCGTGCCCAGGGGAGAGGTCCCGGCGCCGGCCAGTTCTTCGATCTCCGGGGTTATCTCGGACACTACCTCCAGCCGCCGGGCCTGGGTACAGGCCTTGGGATTGGCCGTGTAGAGACCGTCCGTGTCGGTCAGCAGCAGGAGGAGGTCGGCGTCCACCAGGCCGGCTACCAGGGCCGATAAGGTGTCGTTGTCTCCTACGCGGATTTCCTCGACCGCCACGGTGTCGTTCTCGTTCACGATGGGG encodes the following:
- the proB gene encoding glutamate 5-kinase, with amino-acid sequence MTEQLSKAKRLVVKVGTSILAYSDGRLNLFRLERLVRELAAVANGGRQVVLVTSGAVGTGMGRLGWAKKPQTLPEKQAAAAVGQGILMHIYEKLFGEYGQVVAQVLLTRQDLADRGRYLNARHTLLTLLQYRVIPIVNENDTVAVEEIRVGDNDTLSALVAGLVDADLLLLLTDTDGLYTANPKACTQARRLEVVSEITPEIEELAGAGTSPLGTGGVRTKLAAAHMAMNSGISMVIAHGGEERVVERVLAGEPVGTLFLPHQAPLAGRKRWIAYGPPVQGRLWVDAGAAEALLRSGKSLLPAGVTRVEGDFEAGAVVGVCDPQGREIARGIVNYRAQELDRIKGCRSGDIARLLGHKDYDEAIHRDNLCLL